The Helianthus annuus cultivar XRQ/B chromosome 15, HanXRQr2.0-SUNRISE, whole genome shotgun sequence genomic sequence ACCCCTACTCCTCTGCACCAGGGGAAAATCCTAACATCAAGGTTTTCTGTTTATTTCACTTAACACAAATCATCTATCTTAGCCATGTTATCTGTAAAGTAAAACCAAATATTTTTGTTACAGACTAGAAAACCCTATACGATAACGAAACAACGCGAAAGATGGACAGAGGAGGAGCATAATAGTTTTTTAGAAGCCCTGAAGTTATACGGGCGAGCTTGGCAACGGATAGAAGGTACCAACGGTTTTCGACACTTTTCTTTGAACTAGAATCTAAGAAAAGTTCTTTAATTAATTGGAGACACTCGTTTTTATTGCTAATGCAGAACACATAGGAACCAAGACAGCAGTCCAAATCAGAAGTCATGCACAAAAGTTCTTTACAAAGGTCATTTAGTTTCTTTAACATATATGTTTCATAAGAGAATGCACTCTTCTTTGTTGGTGGTTTTAGTGTTATTCCCATATTATTGTAACTAGATTTGCAAATAAGAACAAAGGAATTCtatggtgttttaaagggtacgTTCTGCTtactttatttttttgttttatcgTAATAGTTGGAAAAGGAGGCTGAAGCTAAAGGAGTTCCAATAAGGCAATCTCTTGACATCGAAATTCCTCCTCCACGCCCTAAACGGAAACCGAGTTATCCGTATCCTCGAAAGACTCGTACTCAGGTGGCAGAAAAGGATGCGAAACCAGCAAGTTTAGTTTCTTCTTTGCAATCACTGGATCTCGAGAGAAAACCTCTTCCCGAGGTATATCAACACATTCATTTAATATATGCTTGTATAATATATACCCGTAGGTGTGCTTGTGCTTACTTCATTCAGTTTCTTTCCATACCAGAAAACCAGTCACCAAGAGAAGCTAGAAAACGAAAAAACAAACGAGGAAGCTCAAAATGGTACCACATGTGCATCCTTGTCCTCAGAAAATGAAAATTCCGTACCAAGGTCAAATCATGAAACAAATACATCTTACATCACGATTGAAACTAGAAAGCATCAAGAACTAGATCAAGATGGCATTAAGCACACAAATATTACATCTAATATTTCATTATACGAGAGCTCACACCTTGCGCATGAAAATATCATTCAAGGTCGATATCCTGATATGCCACCTGTGAATCTGATAAACGATACACCCGGTGTGCAGAGTTGTTACCCAAGGCATGTCCCTGTACAAGTCGTAGATGGAAATCATGAATCAACGGTTGATAACTCTGGAGAAGTTCATGATCACCCGAACCCGTACCTATCTGTTAACATAGCAGCATCTGCAACTAGTGGCCATCATAATGATGCTACACTTCATCCTCCTTTCACCCCTTTTAGTGATAATCAAGAGAATTATAGATCGTTTATCCATTTTTCATCGACGATCTCTAGCCTCATTGTTTCAACTCTGCTACAAAATCCCGCCGCCCATGCTGCAGCAACCTTTGCAGCTAAATTCTATCATCCCACAAATACGGAAGCTTCCTCCGCAGATTCTTTTTCACGAGATCAGTTGAATCCTGATACTGGTACTACTCCTAGTATGGCTGCTATTGCTGCTGCTACTATAGAAGCTGCAACTGCATGGTGGTCCGCTCACGGTCTGCTCCCTGTTTGCGCTCCCTTTTTCCCAGGAGGTTATTTTTGTACATTTGCGACACCGATAGATGGAAATCAAGCCAATAACGAACGAGAGAAGGCTCCTTTAGAAGAGAAGATGAATGCAGAAAAGACGGAATCTTCATCAGAGGATGACGACTCTGATGGGAAATTAAATACTGAAGCAAGTCCGGTTGAAACCAAGGAAACGGAAGAAACGGAAACAGTCGTGACTATTCTCGGAAAACCAGTGGACCGGTCTTCTTGTGGTTCTAACACCATTTCCAGCAGTGAAATGCAAGAAACTAAAGTGTCGGATGTTAATGAGCCTATTTACCGTAGGGGTAGAAGCACTATTAACCCAAACGATTCATGGAAGGAAGTGTCAGAAGAGGTAAGTAACTTACTTTATCATATCTTCTGGAAATTAGAAACagatatataatataatatgtatTTA encodes the following:
- the LOC110912437 gene encoding protein LHY, which encodes MDPYSSAPGENPNIKTRKPYTITKQRERWTEEEHNSFLEALKLYGRAWQRIEEHIGTKTAVQIRSHAQKFFTKLEKEAEAKGVPIRQSLDIEIPPPRPKRKPSYPYPRKTRTQVAEKDAKPASLVSSLQSLDLERKPLPEKTSHQEKLENEKTNEEAQNGTTCASLSSENENSVPRSNHETNTSYITIETRKHQELDQDGIKHTNITSNISLYESSHLAHENIIQGRYPDMPPVNLINDTPGVQSCYPRHVPVQVVDGNHESTVDNSGEVHDHPNPYLSVNIAASATSGHHNDATLHPPFTPFSDNQENYRSFIHFSSTISSLIVSTLLQNPAAHAAATFAAKFYHPTNTEASSADSFSRDQLNPDTGTTPSMAAIAAATIEAATAWWSAHGLLPVCAPFFPGGYFCTFATPIDGNQANNEREKAPLEEKMNAEKTESSSEDDDSDGKLNTEASPVETKETEETETVVTILGKPVDRSSCGSNTISSSEMQETKVSDVNEPIYRRGRSTINPNDSWKEVSEEGRLAFQALFSREVLPQSFSNARTVAENDQPNCELDLNRTSQEPTESNGNEGVLRMGVGSVKLNVHHTGFKPYKRCSVEAKESSKIMCAGGQNDEKGPKRMCLETEEST